A region of Lichenibacterium dinghuense DNA encodes the following proteins:
- a CDS encoding NAD(+) synthase, giving the protein MDFRSIYTHGFLRVAACTALTAIAEPASNAASILAIARDCDRDGVGLAVFPELSVSGYALEDLFLQDALHEAVGAALDAIVAGSRDLLPVLVVGAPLRHRHRLYNSAVVIHRGAVLGVVPKSFLPNYREFYEKRHFAAGAGLRGETIRAGGAEAPFGTDLLFAAGDVPGFVLGVEVCEDLWVPAPPSGALALGGATVIANLSGSPITVGRARSRNLLCQATSARCLCAYVYAAAGAGESTTDLSWDGQTVVYESGVLLAEGERFAAAGQATMADVDLDLLRQERISTGSFDDNARAGAGTFRTVPFRLGAPDADVGFRRRVERFPFVPSDRALLEQDCYEAYNIQVAGLKQRLKAIGVEHITVGVSGGLDSTHALIVAAKAFDLLGLPRTNILAYTMPGFATGDDTRSNAHRLMAALGVTAHELDIRPAAEQMLRDLGHPYAEGRAQYDVTFENVQAGLRTDYLFRLANHQNAIVLGTGDLSELALGWCTYGVGDQMSHYNVNAGVPKTLIQHLIRWVVSSRQLSGDADATLLSILDTEISPELVPVEAGSKPQSTEERVGPYELQDFNLFYTLRYGFKPSKIAFLSLMAWGDVADGHWPEGFPADRRRAHDLAHIRKWLRVFVQRFFGFSQFKRSALPNGPKVSAGGALSPRGDWRAPSDGNARMWLEELERNVPEG; this is encoded by the coding sequence ATGGATTTCCGATCGATCTACACGCACGGCTTCCTGCGCGTCGCGGCCTGCACGGCCCTGACCGCCATCGCGGAGCCGGCCAGCAACGCCGCCTCGATCCTCGCCATCGCCCGCGACTGCGACCGGGACGGCGTCGGCCTCGCGGTCTTCCCCGAACTCTCCGTGTCGGGCTACGCGCTGGAGGACCTGTTCCTGCAGGACGCGCTGCACGAGGCCGTCGGGGCGGCGCTCGACGCGATCGTGGCGGGCTCGCGCGACCTCCTGCCCGTGCTGGTGGTCGGTGCGCCGCTGCGCCACCGCCACCGGCTCTACAACTCGGCCGTGGTGATCCACCGCGGCGCGGTGCTGGGCGTGGTGCCGAAGAGCTTCCTGCCGAACTACCGCGAGTTCTACGAGAAGCGCCACTTCGCCGCCGGCGCCGGCCTCCGCGGCGAAACGATCCGCGCAGGCGGCGCGGAGGCGCCCTTCGGCACCGACCTCCTGTTCGCGGCCGGGGACGTGCCGGGCTTCGTGCTCGGCGTCGAGGTGTGCGAGGACCTGTGGGTGCCGGCGCCGCCCTCGGGCGCGCTGGCGCTCGGCGGCGCCACCGTGATCGCCAACCTCAGCGGCAGCCCCATCACGGTCGGCCGCGCGCGGAGCCGCAACCTCCTGTGCCAAGCCACCTCGGCGCGCTGCCTCTGCGCCTACGTCTACGCGGCGGCCGGGGCGGGCGAGTCCACGACCGACCTCAGCTGGGACGGCCAGACCGTGGTCTACGAGAGCGGCGTGCTGCTCGCGGAAGGCGAGCGCTTCGCCGCCGCCGGGCAGGCGACAATGGCCGACGTCGACCTCGACCTGCTGCGCCAGGAGCGGATCTCGACCGGCTCCTTCGACGACAACGCGCGGGCCGGCGCGGGCACATTCCGCACCGTGCCGTTCCGCCTCGGGGCCCCGGATGCGGACGTCGGATTCCGGCGCCGGGTGGAGCGCTTCCCCTTCGTGCCGTCCGACCGGGCGCTGCTGGAGCAGGACTGCTACGAGGCCTACAACATCCAGGTCGCCGGGCTGAAGCAGCGGCTTAAGGCCATCGGCGTGGAGCACATCACGGTCGGCGTGTCGGGCGGGCTCGACTCGACCCACGCGCTGATCGTCGCCGCCAAGGCCTTCGACCTGCTCGGCCTGCCGCGCACCAACATCCTGGCCTACACGATGCCGGGCTTCGCCACGGGCGACGACACGAGGAGCAACGCGCATCGCCTGATGGCGGCGCTCGGCGTCACCGCGCACGAGCTCGACATCCGCCCGGCGGCGGAGCAGATGCTGCGCGACCTCGGCCACCCCTACGCCGAGGGGCGGGCGCAATACGACGTCACCTTCGAGAACGTGCAGGCGGGGTTGCGCACCGACTACCTGTTCCGCCTCGCCAACCACCAGAACGCCATCGTGCTCGGCACCGGCGACCTGTCCGAGCTCGCGCTCGGCTGGTGCACCTACGGGGTCGGCGACCAGATGAGCCACTACAACGTCAACGCCGGCGTGCCGAAGACGCTGATCCAGCACCTGATCCGCTGGGTCGTGTCGAGCCGCCAGCTCAGCGGCGACGCGGACGCGACGCTGCTGTCGATCCTCGACACGGAGATCTCGCCCGAGCTGGTGCCGGTCGAGGCGGGGTCGAAGCCGCAGAGCACGGAGGAGCGCGTCGGCCCCTACGAGCTGCAGGACTTCAACCTGTTCTACACGCTGCGCTACGGCTTCAAGCCGTCCAAGATCGCCTTCCTGAGCCTGATGGCCTGGGGGGACGTCGCGGACGGCCATTGGCCGGAGGGCTTTCCGGCGGACCGGCGGCGGGCGCACGACCTCGCCCACATCCGCAAGTGGCTGCGGGTGTTCGTGCAGCGCTTCTTCGGCTTCAGCCAGTTCAAGCGCTCGGCGCTGCCGAACGGGCCGAAGGTGTCGGCGGGCGGCGCCCTGTCGCCGCGCGGCGACTGGCGGGCGCCCTCCGACGGCAACGCGCGGATGTGGCTGGAGGAGCTGGAGCGGAACGTACCTGAGGGGTGA
- a CDS encoding L,D-transpeptidase, with amino-acid sequence MRRLSTLILFALASAAVLPGTASADVLVTIDKATQRMNVAVDGQDRYSWPVSTGVPGHDTPSGSYTPFRMDRDHFSKEWDDAPMPNSIFFTEMGHAIHGTGHVAALGRPASHGCVRLSRAHSAELFALVKAEGMGHTRVVVEGDDGSVAEPAETAMAAPRYGRARYDRVDDGAGGYYADDGNWVDASRRHRPARLRSAAPPPDDGYDDSYGAY; translated from the coding sequence ATGCGCCGCCTTTCGACCCTGATCCTGTTCGCCCTCGCGTCGGCGGCCGTCCTGCCGGGCACCGCCTCGGCCGACGTCCTGGTCACGATCGACAAGGCGACGCAGCGCATGAACGTCGCGGTCGACGGGCAGGACCGCTATTCCTGGCCGGTGTCCACCGGCGTCCCCGGCCATGACACGCCGAGCGGCTCCTACACGCCGTTCCGGATGGACCGCGACCACTTCTCGAAGGAATGGGACGACGCGCCCATGCCCAACTCGATCTTCTTCACCGAGATGGGCCACGCGATCCACGGCACGGGCCACGTGGCGGCGCTCGGCCGTCCCGCCTCGCACGGCTGCGTGCGGCTGTCGCGCGCCCATTCGGCGGAGCTGTTCGCGCTGGTCAAGGCCGAGGGGATGGGCCACACGCGCGTGGTGGTCGAGGGCGACGACGGGTCCGTGGCGGAGCCGGCCGAGACCGCGATGGCGGCGCCGCGCTACGGTCGCGCCCGCTATGACCGGGTGGACGACGGAGCCGGCGGCTACTACGCCGACGACGGCAACTGGGTCGACGCATCGCGCCGCCACCGCCCGGCCCGCCTCCGAAGCGCCGCGCCGCCGCCGGACGACGGCTACGACGACAGCTACGGCGCCTACTGA
- a CDS encoding glycosyltransferase family 9 protein — translation MSEKILFVAPRMIGDAVMASGALDRLVAARPGARVTVAASPEAAALFTHMPGLHRLIAVRKRQDHAHWLKLWAEVVRTRWDLAVDLKGSGLPYAVLARQRFMRRPMPGLRLFEQHAALLGLDPAPLPVVWTGAAERARAAALLGDGAPVVALCPTASWTPKMWPAERFAALFRRLASGALPGARAAVFGGPGAREREGAAPLLRALPDAVDLVGALSLPEVSACLARCALAVSNDSGLMHIAAAAGIPTLGLRAHFPDQAARVEPAGRAAGWVLRAGDDMAAIAVEDAEEGSRRVLELAASGLQ, via the coding sequence TTGTCGGAGAAGATCCTGTTCGTGGCGCCGCGCATGATCGGCGACGCCGTGATGGCCTCGGGCGCGCTCGACCGCCTCGTCGCGGCCCGCCCCGGCGCCCGCGTCACCGTGGCGGCCTCCCCCGAGGCCGCCGCCCTGTTCACCCACATGCCGGGCCTCCACCGCCTGATCGCGGTGCGCAAGCGGCAGGACCACGCCCACTGGCTCAAGCTCTGGGCCGAGGTGGTGCGGACGCGCTGGGACCTCGCGGTCGACCTCAAGGGCTCGGGCCTGCCCTACGCCGTGCTGGCGCGGCAGCGCTTCATGCGCCGGCCGATGCCGGGGCTGCGCCTGTTCGAGCAGCACGCGGCCCTGCTCGGGCTCGACCCCGCGCCGCTGCCGGTGGTCTGGACGGGCGCCGCCGAGCGGGCGCGGGCCGCGGCGCTGCTCGGGGACGGCGCGCCGGTCGTGGCGCTCTGCCCCACGGCGAGCTGGACGCCGAAGATGTGGCCCGCCGAGCGCTTCGCGGCGCTGTTCCGGCGCCTGGCGTCCGGCGCGCTGCCCGGCGCGCGCGCGGCGGTGTTCGGCGGGCCGGGCGCGCGCGAGCGCGAGGGCGCGGCGCCGCTGCTCCGGGCGCTGCCGGACGCCGTCGACCTCGTCGGCGCGCTGTCGCTTCCGGAGGTGTCGGCCTGCCTCGCGCGCTGCGCGCTGGCGGTCAGCAACGATTCCGGGCTCATGCATATTGCGGCGGCGGCCGGCATCCCGACGCTGGGGCTCCGGGCGCACTTCCCCGATCAGGCGGCCCGCGTCGAGCCCGCCGGGCGCGCGGCCGGCTGGGTGCTGCGCGCGGGCGACGACATGGCGGCCATCGCGGTCGAAGACGCGGAGGAGGGGTCCCGGCGGGTGCTGGAGCTGGCGGCTTCGGGCCTTCAGTAG
- a CDS encoding GcrA family cell cycle regulator: protein MVSPPVLAGERAFAPFPHFPPAAAAVAALGPRGCRWPLGEPADAGFAFCGAARRLRGSYCAVHARLARAGASRRGGRA from the coding sequence GTGGTGTCACCGCCGGTCCTGGCCGGGGAACGCGCCTTCGCGCCCTTCCCCCATTTCCCGCCCGCCGCCGCCGCCGTGGCGGCGCTCGGGCCGCGCGGATGCCGCTGGCCGCTGGGCGAGCCGGCCGACGCGGGCTTCGCCTTCTGCGGCGCGGCGCGGCGGCTCCGCGGAAGCTACTGCGCCGTCCACGCCCGCCTCGCCCGCGCGGGCGCGTCCCGCCGCGGAGGCCGGGCGTGA
- a CDS encoding helix-turn-helix domain-containing protein — MANNLRMLRDGRGWTQGEAAAALGTTRNQYAKLEGGSRRLSDKWIKLASDAYGVDPGEVVTERAGTVPVVGYVGAGTAMHFYAEGQGPLDEVPAPEDATPLTVAAEIRGDSLGPIFAGWRVFYDDRREAVTDDLIGRLCIAGLADGRVLVKKVLRGRAEGRFDLHGQFGEPVLDAEVLWAAKVTGLTPA, encoded by the coding sequence GTGGCCAACAATCTGCGGATGCTGAGGGACGGCCGCGGCTGGACGCAGGGCGAGGCGGCGGCCGCGCTCGGCACCACCCGCAACCAGTACGCGAAGCTGGAGGGCGGCAGTCGCCGCCTGTCCGACAAGTGGATCAAGCTCGCCAGCGACGCCTACGGGGTCGACCCCGGCGAGGTGGTGACGGAACGCGCCGGCACCGTCCCGGTGGTGGGCTACGTCGGCGCCGGCACCGCGATGCACTTCTATGCGGAGGGACAGGGTCCGCTCGACGAGGTGCCGGCGCCCGAGGACGCCACGCCGCTGACCGTGGCGGCGGAGATCCGCGGCGACAGCCTCGGGCCGATCTTCGCGGGCTGGCGCGTCTTCTACGACGACCGCCGCGAGGCCGTGACGGACGACCTGATCGGGCGGCTCTGCATCGCCGGGCTGGCGGACGGCCGCGTGCTGGTCAAGAAGGTGCTGCGCGGGCGGGCCGAGGGCCGCTTCGACCTCCACGGCCAGTTCGGCGAGCCGGTGCTCGACGCCGAGGTGCTGTGGGCCGCCAAGGTGACCGGCTTGACGCCGGCGTGA
- a CDS encoding NAD(P)/FAD-dependent oxidoreductase, producing the protein MTALARSPDQLSPAQISPTDERVLAWLDRFEGALAARDAGAAAACFAPTCFWRDLVAFTWNITTLEGRDAVRAMLDAQLDAIRPRHWTLEEPAAEADGVTEAWIAFETEHARGRGHLRLKGDGAWTLLTASRELKGFEEKAGPRRIKGVHHGVEEGRRTWAERRAAEEAELGRSVQPYALVIGGGQGGIALGARLKRLGVPALIVDKHDRPGDQWRKRYKSLHLHDPVWYDHLPYLPFPDHWPVFAPKDQIGDWLEMYTKVMELNYWPRTECRSARYDEAAGEWTVELLRDGEALTLHPKQFVLATGMSGVANMPDYPGMDAFKGDSHHSSRHPGGEAYRGKRAVVIGSNNSAHDICADFHESGADVTMVQRTSTHVARSESLMELGLAGLYSEDALAKNISTDKADMTFASIPYRIMHEFQIPIYEAMRERDRDFYDRLEKAGFLLDFGDDGSGLFMKYLRRGSGYYIDVGASELIADGKIKLAHGRVKEIAEDAVVLEDGTRLPADVIVYATGYGSMNGWAAKLISQEVADRVGKCWGLGSDTTKDPGPWEGELRNMWKPTRQEALWFHGGNLHQSRHYSLYLALQLKARMEGIPTPVYGLAETHHAG; encoded by the coding sequence ATGACGGCACTGGCACGGTCGCCTGACCAACTGTCACCGGCCCAAATCTCGCCCACGGACGAGCGCGTGCTCGCCTGGCTCGATCGCTTCGAAGGCGCGCTGGCGGCGCGGGACGCGGGCGCCGCTGCGGCCTGCTTCGCCCCGACCTGCTTCTGGCGGGACCTCGTCGCCTTCACATGGAACATCACGACGCTGGAAGGTCGCGACGCGGTCCGCGCCATGCTGGACGCGCAGCTCGACGCGATCCGCCCCCGGCATTGGACGCTGGAGGAGCCCGCCGCGGAGGCGGACGGCGTCACCGAGGCGTGGATCGCCTTCGAAACCGAGCACGCGCGGGGGCGCGGCCACCTCAGGCTGAAGGGCGACGGCGCCTGGACGCTGCTCACGGCGTCGCGCGAGCTGAAGGGCTTCGAGGAGAAGGCGGGCCCGCGGCGCATCAAGGGCGTGCACCACGGCGTCGAGGAGGGGCGCCGCACCTGGGCGGAGCGCCGCGCCGCCGAGGAGGCCGAGCTCGGCCGCAGCGTCCAGCCCTACGCGCTGGTGATCGGCGGCGGCCAGGGCGGCATCGCGCTCGGCGCCCGGCTGAAGCGGCTCGGCGTGCCGGCCCTGATCGTCGACAAGCACGACCGGCCGGGCGACCAGTGGCGCAAGCGCTACAAGTCGCTGCACCTGCACGACCCGGTCTGGTACGACCACCTGCCCTACCTGCCCTTCCCCGACCACTGGCCGGTCTTCGCGCCCAAGGACCAGATCGGCGACTGGCTGGAGATGTACACCAAGGTCATGGAGCTGAACTACTGGCCCCGGACCGAGTGCCGCTCCGCCCGCTACGACGAGGCGGCCGGCGAATGGACCGTGGAGCTCCTGCGCGACGGCGAGGCGCTGACGCTGCATCCGAAGCAGTTCGTGCTCGCCACCGGCATGTCGGGCGTCGCCAACATGCCGGACTATCCGGGCATGGACGCGTTCAAGGGCGACAGCCACCATTCCAGCCGGCATCCGGGCGGGGAAGCCTACCGGGGCAAGCGGGCCGTGGTGATCGGCTCCAACAACTCGGCCCACGACATCTGCGCCGACTTCCACGAGAGCGGCGCCGACGTCACCATGGTGCAGCGGACCTCGACCCACGTCGCCCGTTCGGAATCGCTGATGGAGCTGGGCCTCGCCGGGCTGTATTCGGAGGACGCCCTCGCCAAGAACATCAGCACCGACAAGGCGGATATGACCTTCGCCTCGATCCCGTACCGGATCATGCACGAGTTCCAGATCCCCATCTACGAGGCGATGAGGGAGCGCGACAGGGACTTCTACGACCGGCTGGAGAAGGCGGGGTTCCTGCTCGACTTCGGCGACGACGGCTCGGGCCTGTTCATGAAGTACCTGCGCCGCGGCTCGGGCTACTACATCGACGTCGGCGCCTCCGAGCTGATTGCGGACGGCAAGATCAAGCTCGCCCACGGCCGCGTGAAGGAGATCGCCGAGGACGCCGTGGTGCTGGAGGACGGCACGCGCCTGCCCGCCGACGTCATCGTCTACGCGACCGGATACGGCTCCATGAACGGCTGGGCCGCCAAGCTCATCAGCCAGGAGGTCGCCGACCGGGTCGGCAAGTGCTGGGGCCTCGGCTCCGACACGACGAAGGACCCCGGCCCCTGGGAGGGCGAGCTGCGCAACATGTGGAAGCCGACCCGGCAGGAGGCGCTGTGGTTCCACGGCGGGAACCTCCACCAGTCGCGGCACTACTCGCTCTACCTCGCGCTGCAGCTCAAGGCCCGGATGGAGGGAATCCCCACGCCGGTCTACGGGCTGGCGGAGACGCACCACGCGGGCTGA
- a CDS encoding helix-turn-helix domain-containing protein produces the protein MADDIDARIGRNLRAMRMDAALTVDALATRTGLQPAVLALYEAGRRHMPVEVLTQLAAALDRPIADFFG, from the coding sequence ATGGCGGACGACATCGATGCCCGGATCGGCCGCAACCTGCGGGCGATGCGGATGGACGCGGCCTTGACCGTCGACGCGCTCGCCACCAGGACCGGCCTGCAGCCCGCCGTGCTCGCGCTCTACGAGGCGGGGCGGCGGCACATGCCGGTCGAGGTGCTGACGCAGCTCGCCGCGGCGCTGGACCGGCCGATCGCGGACTTCTTCGGCTGA
- a CDS encoding DUF992 domain-containing protein: MVQTKILLAAAAALAGTALLPAAASAGPVGQLSCNVSGGIGFVITSRRALNCDYAPSNGGPHQHYLGTISRYGLDLGPQGPGRLTWDVVSLGGAVGPGALSGSYAGASASATVGVGVGANALVGGANGGVQLQPLSVESQSGLNVAAGIGAMSLEYTP, translated from the coding sequence ATGGTCCAGACCAAGATCCTCCTCGCCGCCGCGGCGGCCCTGGCCGGCACCGCGCTGCTGCCGGCCGCGGCGAGCGCCGGCCCCGTGGGGCAGCTCTCCTGCAACGTGTCGGGCGGCATCGGCTTCGTCATCACCTCGCGCCGCGCGCTGAACTGCGACTACGCGCCGTCGAACGGCGGCCCGCACCAGCATTACCTCGGCACGATCAGCCGCTACGGTCTCGACCTCGGCCCGCAGGGACCCGGCAGGCTGACCTGGGACGTGGTGTCGCTCGGCGGCGCTGTCGGGCCCGGCGCGCTGTCGGGCAGCTATGCCGGCGCCTCGGCCTCCGCCACGGTGGGCGTCGGCGTCGGCGCCAACGCCCTGGTGGGCGGCGCGAACGGCGGCGTGCAGCTCCAGCCCCTGTCCGTGGAATCCCAGTCGGGCCTCAACGTCGCGGCCGGCATCGGCGCGATGTCGCTCGAATACACGCCCTGA
- a CDS encoding pyridoxal phosphate-dependent aminotransferase: MAFISDTLARVKPSATIAVTQKARDLKAKGRDVISLSVGEPDFDTPDNVKEAAIAAIRRGETKYTPVPGIVPLREAIAKKFKRENGLDYKPAQTIVGTGGKQILFNAFLATCNPGDEVVIPAPYWVSYPDMVLIAGGKPVFVPTTLENAFKLQAEDLERAITPRTKWVLLNSPSNPSGAAYSRAEMKALTDVILRHPDVWVLTDDIYEHLVYGDFEFCTPAQVEPGLMDRTLTMNGVSKSYAMTGWRIGYAAGPDRLIKAMDMLQGQQTSGACSIAQWASVEALEGPQDFIPKSRAVFEGRRDLVVSMLNQATGLKCPVPEGAFYVYPSCAALIGKRTPGGKTIETDEDFVTELLEAEGVAAVHGSAFGTGPNFRISYATSNELLERACAKIQSFTASLR; encoded by the coding sequence ATGGCCTTCATCTCCGACACGCTGGCGCGCGTCAAACCCTCCGCCACCATCGCGGTGACGCAGAAGGCGCGCGACCTGAAGGCCAAGGGGCGCGACGTGATCTCGCTGTCGGTCGGCGAGCCCGACTTCGACACGCCCGACAACGTCAAGGAGGCCGCCATCGCGGCCATCCGCCGGGGCGAGACGAAATACACGCCCGTGCCCGGCATCGTGCCGCTGCGCGAAGCCATCGCCAAGAAGTTCAAGCGCGAGAACGGCCTCGACTACAAGCCGGCGCAGACCATCGTCGGCACTGGCGGCAAGCAGATCCTGTTCAACGCCTTCCTGGCGACCTGCAACCCCGGCGACGAGGTGGTGATCCCGGCGCCCTACTGGGTGTCCTACCCCGACATGGTGCTGATCGCGGGCGGCAAGCCCGTCTTCGTGCCCACCACGCTGGAGAACGCCTTCAAGCTCCAGGCCGAGGACCTGGAGCGCGCCATCACGCCCCGCACCAAGTGGGTGCTGCTGAACTCGCCCTCGAACCCCTCCGGCGCCGCCTATTCGCGCGCCGAGATGAAGGCGCTGACGGACGTCATCCTGCGCCACCCCGACGTGTGGGTGCTGACCGACGACATCTACGAGCACCTCGTCTACGGCGACTTCGAGTTCTGCACGCCCGCGCAGGTGGAGCCCGGCCTGATGGACCGCACGCTGACCATGAACGGCGTGTCCAAGAGCTACGCCATGACGGGCTGGCGCATCGGCTACGCGGCCGGGCCGGACCGGCTGATCAAGGCCATGGACATGCTGCAGGGCCAGCAGACCTCGGGCGCCTGCTCGATCGCGCAGTGGGCCTCGGTCGAGGCGCTCGAAGGCCCCCAGGACTTCATCCCGAAGAGCCGCGCCGTGTTCGAGGGCCGGCGCGACCTCGTCGTGTCCATGCTGAACCAGGCGACCGGCCTCAAATGCCCGGTGCCGGAGGGCGCCTTCTACGTCTACCCGTCCTGCGCCGCCCTGATCGGCAAGCGCACGCCGGGCGGCAAGACCATCGAGACCGACGAGGACTTCGTCACCGAGCTGCTCGAGGCCGAGGGCGTCGCCGCCGTGCACGGCTCCGCCTTCGGCACGGGCCCGAACTTCCGCATCTCCTACGCGACGTCGAACGAACTGCTGGAGCGGGCCTGCGCCAAGATCCAGAGCTTCACGGCCTCGCTGCGCTGA
- a CDS encoding metallophosphoesterase family protein, translated as MTTFFTSDTHFGDMRVLRFDHRPFADLAEHDEALVARWNERVGPGDTVWHLGDFALGPGPERCAALLDALHGEKHLVAGNNDDAATLSLPGWASVRHYAELVVEDRMLVLCHYAFRTWNGIGRGAVNLHGHSHNKLTPMPKQYDVGVDAQGFRPVTLPEVLASRRRGARKAPAPA; from the coding sequence ATGACCACCTTCTTCACCAGCGACACGCATTTCGGCGACATGCGGGTGCTGCGGTTCGACCACCGGCCCTTCGCGGACCTCGCCGAGCACGACGAAGCCCTGGTGGCGCGCTGGAACGAGCGGGTGGGGCCGGGCGACACGGTGTGGCACCTCGGCGACTTCGCGCTCGGCCCCGGCCCCGAGCGCTGCGCCGCCCTCCTCGACGCGCTGCACGGCGAGAAGCACCTCGTCGCCGGCAACAACGACGACGCCGCGACCCTGTCGCTGCCGGGCTGGGCCTCGGTGCGCCACTATGCCGAGCTCGTGGTCGAGGACCGCATGCTGGTGCTCTGCCACTACGCCTTCCGCACCTGGAACGGCATCGGCCGGGGCGCCGTGAACCTGCACGGCCATTCCCACAACAAGCTCACGCCCATGCCGAAGCAGTACGACGTCGGCGTCGACGCCCAGGGCTTCCGGCCCGTCACCCTCCCTGAGGTCCTGGCGAGCCGGAGACGCGGCGCCCGCAAGGCGCCCGCGCCGGCCTGA
- a CDS encoding MFS transporter, giving the protein MDGAAAGTEAAPAAATHSEAALAAVTRKVTWRILPFLMLCYFIAFVDRVNAGFAALQMNHDVGISASAFGLGGGLFYVSYVLCEVPSNLAMERVGARLWIARIMISWGLVSGLMAAVVGPYSFYAVRLLLGAAEAGFFPGVILYLTYWFPAEARGRIVAIFMVAIPVSSFLGSPISAALLGTDGWLGLHGWQWLFVLEAVPAVALGIASLAVLPDGPRDAAWLSPAERELLRERLARDGARPKPAGGHLSLWRVLSNPYVLAASLIYAGASGASQCLSLWQPQIIKSFALSTSATGWLNALPFGIASVLMVLWGRNSDRTRERVWHTALPLALLAGSLCAALLTDALPPTMVLLCLAVTATYVFKGPFWALSTEWLAAGAAAAGIAQINAMGNIGGFVGTSLLGVIKDATGSYALGLMPIAALSAAGLVAVLALGRGPRAAAAAEVGSPARPRA; this is encoded by the coding sequence ATGGACGGGGCGGCGGCCGGGACGGAGGCTGCGCCCGCGGCCGCGACGCACTCGGAAGCCGCGCTCGCGGCCGTCACCCGCAAGGTGACGTGGCGCATCCTGCCCTTCCTCATGCTGTGCTACTTCATCGCCTTCGTGGACCGGGTGAACGCCGGCTTCGCGGCATTGCAGATGAACCACGACGTGGGCATCTCGGCCTCGGCCTTCGGGCTCGGCGGCGGGCTCTTCTACGTCAGCTACGTTCTCTGCGAGGTGCCGAGCAACCTCGCCATGGAGCGGGTCGGGGCGCGGCTCTGGATCGCCCGCATCATGATCTCCTGGGGGCTCGTGTCGGGCCTGATGGCGGCCGTGGTCGGGCCCTACTCGTTCTACGCCGTGCGGCTCCTGCTCGGCGCCGCCGAGGCCGGCTTCTTCCCCGGCGTGATCCTGTACCTCACCTACTGGTTCCCGGCCGAGGCGCGCGGGCGCATCGTGGCCATCTTCATGGTGGCGATCCCCGTCTCGTCCTTCCTCGGCTCGCCGATCTCGGCGGCGCTGCTCGGCACGGACGGCTGGCTCGGCCTGCACGGCTGGCAGTGGCTGTTCGTGCTCGAAGCCGTGCCGGCCGTGGCGCTCGGCATCGCCTCGCTCGCTGTCCTGCCGGACGGCCCGCGCGACGCCGCTTGGCTGTCGCCGGCCGAGCGCGAGCTGCTGCGGGAGCGCCTCGCCCGCGACGGCGCCAGGCCGAAGCCGGCGGGGGGCCACCTGTCGCTGTGGCGCGTCCTGTCGAACCCCTACGTGCTGGCGGCCTCGCTGATCTACGCGGGCGCGTCCGGCGCCAGCCAGTGCCTGTCGCTGTGGCAGCCGCAGATCATCAAGTCCTTCGCGCTCAGCACCAGCGCCACGGGCTGGCTCAACGCGCTGCCCTTCGGCATCGCTTCCGTGCTGATGGTGCTCTGGGGCCGCAACTCGGACCGCACGCGCGAGCGCGTGTGGCACACGGCGCTGCCGCTGGCCCTGCTGGCGGGCAGCCTGTGCGCCGCGCTGCTCACGGACGCGCTGCCGCCCACCATGGTGCTGCTGTGCCTCGCCGTGACGGCCACCTACGTGTTCAAGGGGCCGTTCTGGGCGCTGTCGACCGAGTGGCTGGCGGCGGGAGCCGCCGCGGCCGGCATCGCCCAGATCAACGCCATGGGCAACATCGGCGGCTTCGTCGGCACCTCGCTGCTCGGCGTGATCAAGGACGCGACCGGCTCCTACGCGCTGGGCCTCATGCCCATCGCGGCGCTGTCGGCGGCGGGCCTCGTCGCCGTGCTGGCGCTCGGCCGCGGCCCGCGCGCGGCAGCCGCGGCCGAGGTGGGATCGCCGGCCCGGCCCCGCGCGTAG
- a CDS encoding DUF892 family protein, whose product MAETDIKAIYTTALQNTHALEQQGLQQIEHQLSGLGQYPQYKSALETQKQIDAKHMERLDKALQAVGGSTSGFKESVMSVAGKIGAAVHATASDETLKNLYAGYAYQFDKVAAYKSLAVIAEEAGYKDHASEFRTSMEEDKKSADVIDGMIESITREYLKLATSGKKADS is encoded by the coding sequence ATGGCCGAGACCGACATCAAGGCGATCTACACGACCGCGCTGCAGAACACCCACGCGCTGGAGCAGCAGGGCCTGCAGCAGATCGAGCATCAGCTGTCCGGCCTCGGCCAATATCCGCAGTACAAGTCCGCGCTCGAAACCCAGAAGCAGATCGACGCGAAGCACATGGAGCGGCTCGACAAGGCCCTGCAGGCGGTGGGCGGCTCGACCTCCGGCTTCAAGGAGAGCGTGATGAGCGTCGCCGGCAAGATCGGCGCGGCGGTCCACGCCACGGCGTCGGACGAGACGCTGAAGAACCTCTACGCCGGCTACGCCTACCAGTTCGACAAGGTCGCGGCCTACAAGTCGCTGGCCGTGATCGCCGAGGAGGCCGGCTACAAGGACCACGCGTCCGAGTTCCGCACCAGCATGGAGGAGGACAAGAAGTCCGCCGACGTGATCGACGGCATGATCGAATCCATCACGCGCGAGTACCTGAAGCTCGCCACCAGCGGGAAGAAGGCCGACAGCTGA